One window of Nostoc sp. C052 genomic DNA carries:
- a CDS encoding DUF2141 domain-containing protein has translation MVKGLRVSLLLLAVLGNLAWSLSAKANFNGKLTVEIDGLKNKEGQVCASIFASSEGFPSDRDRVLQKQCTKITDNPLPITFDNLKAGSYAVAVFHDQNNDRILNRNILGIPSEGFGFSSNPEIRTRAPKFSEAAFLVAGPDTNIKIQLKYF, from the coding sequence ATGGTTAAAGGATTGAGAGTTAGTCTGCTACTATTAGCAGTTCTGGGAAATCTGGCATGGTCATTGAGTGCCAAGGCAAATTTTAACGGCAAACTTACTGTGGAAATAGATGGCTTGAAAAATAAAGAAGGACAAGTCTGTGCGAGTATATTTGCAAGCAGTGAAGGATTTCCTAGCGATCGCGATCGCGTCTTACAAAAGCAGTGTACCAAAATTACTGACAATCCCTTACCCATTACTTTTGACAATTTGAAAGCAGGTAGTTACGCCGTTGCTGTCTTCCACGATCAAAATAATGACCGCATTCTTAATCGCAATATCTTGGGTATACCAAGCGAAGGCTTTGGATTTTCCAGCAACCCAGAGATTCGCACCAGAGCGCCCAAATTTAGCGAGGCAGCATTTTTAGTCGCAGGCCCGGATACCAATATCAAAATCCAGTTAAAATATTTTTAG
- a CDS encoding peptidoglycan-binding protein has product MRLCRSSILIFTCFSCVGFYPSRSSIATPNLAPKILELQASSIVTASPAVLRYGSRKSDVQRLQTQLKQLGYYSGAVDGQYTTSTEIAVAKFQKAKGLKIDGLTGLETSKKLQAALATKNQIITSPIFASPIATIATSKPTAKPKPSERGFVWWLIFAIGVIGCIGALFYLLRWFRQVKHGNLTKVQKSEISNTKSLSEANKKTMIPSSPETITNLQTTTPPPPLPHNCCYQKKLPVLLNSISLTN; this is encoded by the coding sequence ATGAGGCTATGCCGTTCCTCAATTCTGATATTTACCTGTTTTTCTTGTGTGGGTTTTTACCCAAGTCGCTCAAGTATAGCCACACCTAACCTAGCACCTAAAATTTTAGAACTTCAAGCAAGTTCTATAGTTACTGCTAGTCCGGCTGTCTTGAGATATGGTAGTCGAAAATCAGATGTGCAGAGACTACAAACCCAATTAAAGCAGTTGGGATACTACAGTGGTGCAGTAGATGGACAGTACACTACCAGTACGGAAATCGCTGTAGCTAAATTCCAGAAAGCAAAGGGTTTAAAAATAGATGGTCTTACGGGATTGGAGACTAGTAAAAAACTGCAAGCTGCTTTGGCTACCAAAAATCAGATTATCACCTCTCCAATATTTGCCTCTCCTATTGCAACTATTGCAACTTCTAAACCAACTGCAAAACCTAAGCCAAGCGAGAGAGGCTTTGTCTGGTGGTTAATATTTGCCATCGGAGTTATAGGATGTATAGGGGCGCTTTTTTACCTGCTGAGATGGTTTCGTCAGGTCAAACATGGCAATCTAACCAAAGTTCAAAAGTCCGAAATATCTAATACTAAAAGTTTAAGTGAAGCTAACAAAAAAACGATGATACCATCCTCACCAGAGACTATAACTAATCTACAAACAACTACGCCACCACCCCCCCTCCCCCACAATTGCTGCTACCAGAAAAAACTTCCCGTCTTGCTAAACTCAATATCGTTGACGAATTAA
- a CDS encoding HEAT repeat domain-containing protein, whose protein sequence is MLLPEKTSRLAKLNIVDELIQDLHSSDPTKRRKAIWDLGQQGDSRAIQHLVDLMIDADSQESSLILAALAEIGTRVLKPMNRALAISIQDESPQVRQNAIRDLTRVYDMMGQMTQMLRHALEDPDPDVQATARYALTQMNRMRGLPEQQSLPENSDKNSPE, encoded by the coding sequence TTGCTGCTACCAGAAAAAACTTCCCGTCTTGCTAAACTCAATATCGTTGACGAATTAATTCAAGACTTACACAGTTCTGACCCCACAAAACGGCGCAAGGCTATTTGGGATTTGGGTCAGCAGGGAGATTCGCGGGCAATTCAACATCTAGTTGACTTGATGATTGATGCTGATTCTCAAGAAAGCAGTTTAATTTTGGCAGCTTTGGCAGAAATTGGTACTCGCGTACTCAAACCGATGAACCGTGCTTTAGCAATTTCAATCCAAGATGAAAGCCCACAGGTGCGGCAAAATGCGATCCGTGACCTGACACGCGTTTATGACATGATGGGTCAAATGACTCAGATGTTGCGCCATGCGCTGGAAGACCCAGACCCAGATGTCCAAGCAACAGCACGATATGCTTTAACTCAGATGAATCGAATGCGTGGCTTGCCAGAACAACAAAGTCTACCGGAAAATTCAGACAAAAATTCACCTGAATAG